From a single Streptomyces sp. NBC_01264 genomic region:
- the rph gene encoding ribonuclease PH, with translation MSRIDGRTPEQLRPVTIERGWSKHAEGSVLVSFGDTKVFCTASFSEGVPRWRKGSGEGWVTSEYSMLPRATNTRGDRESVRGKIGGRTHEISRLIGRSLRAVIDYKALGENTIVLDCDVLQADGGTRTAAITGAYVALADAIAWGQGKKLIKAGRKPLTGTVAAVSVGIVDGVPLLDLCYEEDVRAETDMNVVCTGDGRFVEVQGTAEGEPFDRKELNALLDLAAGGCADLEALQLSALELTL, from the coding sequence CGAACGCGGATGGAGCAAGCACGCAGAGGGCTCCGTCCTCGTCTCCTTCGGAGACACCAAGGTCTTCTGCACCGCCTCCTTCAGCGAAGGCGTCCCGCGCTGGCGCAAGGGCAGCGGCGAAGGCTGGGTCACCTCCGAGTACTCGATGCTGCCCCGCGCCACGAACACCCGCGGCGACCGCGAATCCGTACGCGGCAAGATCGGCGGGCGCACCCACGAGATCTCCCGCCTGATCGGCCGCTCGCTGCGCGCCGTCATCGACTACAAGGCCCTCGGCGAGAACACCATCGTCCTGGACTGCGACGTCCTCCAGGCCGACGGCGGCACCCGTACCGCGGCCATCACCGGCGCCTACGTGGCCCTGGCCGACGCCATCGCCTGGGGCCAGGGCAAGAAGCTCATCAAGGCCGGCCGCAAGCCCCTGACCGGCACCGTCGCCGCCGTCAGCGTCGGCATCGTCGACGGCGTCCCGCTCCTCGACCTCTGCTACGAGGAGGACGTGCGCGCGGAGACCGACATGAACGTGGTCTGCACCGGCGACGGCCGCTTCGTCGAGGTCCAGGGCACGGCCGAGGGCGAGCCCTTCGACCGCAAGGAACTCAACGCCCTCCTCGACCTGGCCGCGGGCGGCTGCGCCGACCTGGAAGCCCTCCAGCTCTCCGCCCTGGAGCTCACGCTCTAG